A window of Ammospiza nelsoni isolate bAmmNel1 chromosome 19, bAmmNel1.pri, whole genome shotgun sequence contains these coding sequences:
- the LOC132081997 gene encoding ankyrin repeat domain-containing protein 40-like isoform X1, whose product MSGAAEARELEERLREAAALGDVAEVRRLLGAGADIDSRNEINGWTCLHWACKRNHAQVVSCLLEAGADKHILTAKGELAAQLTSKPDIRKILGEEQTECQGVKDLNLSIVANYLANPFPNIYTEESIPGSLAESQSESASISSASQSETSPCPSTAQAERICIPTSCSSGEISPAADAAARPPPVPTVPAAAACASPGVPHGPGCPLATTPSLGLCSPGVSGQALPLQPHTSPSSPTPTFQPFFFTGTFPYNMQELVLKVRVQNLRDNDFIEIELDRQELTYQDLLRVSCCELGVNPEEVEKIRKLPNTLLRKDKDVARLQDFQELELVLTRSDSSPFRNAAAALMEQPCFNSRASKLTY is encoded by the exons ATGAGCGGAGCGGCGGAGGCGCGGGAGCTGGAAGAGCGGCTGCGAGAGGCGGCGGCCCTGGGGGACGTGGCGGAGGTGCGGCGGCTGCTGGGCGCGGGGGCGGACATCGACTCCCGCAACGAGATCAATGGCTG GACCTGCCTGCACTGGGCCTGTAAGCGGAACCATGCCCAAGTGGTGTCCTGCCTGCTGGAGGCTGGCGCAGACAAGCACATCCTCACTGCTAAGGGAGAGCTGGCGGCACAGCTAACCTCGAAACCAGACATCCGCAAGATTTTGGGAG AGGAACAAACTGAATGTCAAGGAGTGAAGGATTTAAATTTATCCATTGTTGCGAACTACTTGGCCAACCCATTCCCTAACATTTACACCGAAGAAAGCATTCCAGGCAGCTTGGCAGAATCCCAGAGTGAAAGTGCTTCCATCTCTTCTGCTTCCCAGAGTGAAACTAGCCCTTGTCCATCGACAGCTCAGGCTGAGAGGATCTGCATACCCACGTCATGCAGCAGCGGCGAGATTTCCCCAGCAGCGGATGCAGCAGCCCGGccaccccctgtgcccaccGTCCCTGCAGCCGCAGCGTGTGCCAGCCCAGGGGTGCCCCATGGCCCCGGCTGCCCCCTGGCCACGacccccagcctggggctctgctccccaggagtATCCGGCCAGGCCTTGCCTCTGCAGCCTCAcacctcccccagcagccccacgcCCACCTTCCAGCCCTTTTTCTTCACTGGAACATTCCCATATAACATGCAAG AACTTGTACTTAAGGTCAGAGTCCAGAACCTGAGAGACAATGACTTCATTGAGATTGAACTGGACAGACAAGAATTGACCTACCAAGATCTGCTCAGAGTGAGCTGCTGTGAACTGGGTGTTAATCCAGAGGAAGTAGAGAAGATCAGAAAACTACCCAATACACTTCTAAGAAAG GACAAGGATGTTGCCAGACTCCAGGACTtccaagagctggagctggtcCTGACGAGAAGTGACAGCTCTCCTTTCCGGAACGCTGCGGCTGCGCTGATGGAGCAGCCGTGCTTCAACAGCAGAGCATCCAAGCTGACCTACTGA
- the LOC132081997 gene encoding ankyrin repeat domain-containing protein 40-like isoform X2, with translation MSGAAEARELEERLREAAALGDVAEVRRLLGAGADIDSRNEINGWTCLHWACKRNHAQVVSCLLEAGADKHILTAKGELAAQLTSKPDIRKILGEEQTECQGVKDLNLSIVANYLANPFPNIYTEESIPGSLAESQSESASISSASQSETSPCPSTAQAERICIPTSCSSGEISPAADAAARPPPVPTVPAAAACASPGVPHGPGCPLATTPSLGLCSPGVSGQALPLQPHTSPSSPTPTFQPFFFTGTFPYNMQELVLKVRVQNLRDNDFIEIELDRQELTYQDLLRVSCCELGVNPEEVEKIRKLPNTLLRKRSVDESGHKSWLSDMHKYSQIIMKLKEKKKFEEKNQTNLLHF, from the exons ATGAGCGGAGCGGCGGAGGCGCGGGAGCTGGAAGAGCGGCTGCGAGAGGCGGCGGCCCTGGGGGACGTGGCGGAGGTGCGGCGGCTGCTGGGCGCGGGGGCGGACATCGACTCCCGCAACGAGATCAATGGCTG GACCTGCCTGCACTGGGCCTGTAAGCGGAACCATGCCCAAGTGGTGTCCTGCCTGCTGGAGGCTGGCGCAGACAAGCACATCCTCACTGCTAAGGGAGAGCTGGCGGCACAGCTAACCTCGAAACCAGACATCCGCAAGATTTTGGGAG AGGAACAAACTGAATGTCAAGGAGTGAAGGATTTAAATTTATCCATTGTTGCGAACTACTTGGCCAACCCATTCCCTAACATTTACACCGAAGAAAGCATTCCAGGCAGCTTGGCAGAATCCCAGAGTGAAAGTGCTTCCATCTCTTCTGCTTCCCAGAGTGAAACTAGCCCTTGTCCATCGACAGCTCAGGCTGAGAGGATCTGCATACCCACGTCATGCAGCAGCGGCGAGATTTCCCCAGCAGCGGATGCAGCAGCCCGGccaccccctgtgcccaccGTCCCTGCAGCCGCAGCGTGTGCCAGCCCAGGGGTGCCCCATGGCCCCGGCTGCCCCCTGGCCACGacccccagcctggggctctgctccccaggagtATCCGGCCAGGCCTTGCCTCTGCAGCCTCAcacctcccccagcagccccacgcCCACCTTCCAGCCCTTTTTCTTCACTGGAACATTCCCATATAACATGCAAG AACTTGTACTTAAGGTCAGAGTCCAGAACCTGAGAGACAATGACTTCATTGAGATTGAACTGGACAGACAAGAATTGACCTACCAAGATCTGCTCAGAGTGAGCTGCTGTGAACTGGGTGTTAATCCAGAGGAAGTAGAGAAGATCAGAAAACTACCCAATACACTTCTAAGAAAG AGGTCTGTAGATGAAAGTGGTCACAAGTCTTGGTTAAGTGACATGCACAAATACAGCCAAATCATAATGAAattaaaggagaagaaaaagtttgaggagaaaaaccaaacaaacctgCTACACTTCTAA